In Halobaculum sp. XH14, a single genomic region encodes these proteins:
- a CDS encoding mannonate dehydratase: MRVGVGQFMHPTEERLRYIKQLGVDDIQLNMYETPLLADSENPLSGAEKWEYEELLHLRTRINDAGLRLNAIENVPLSFYDDVMLGREGREEQLENVKETIRNVGRVGIPVLGYHWAPNGVWRSATNRKIRGGATTTAFERSEMGDVPLSFDREYTEAELWDNYEYFIEEVLPVAEEAGVSLALHPNDPPIESIGGVPLLFRNFESFQRAMDLYETDNHGLNLCLGTWSEMHEDLFDVIEYFGSRDEILYVHYRDVEGKVPAFTETFVDEGNYDEYEVLEALRNVGFSGMMIPDHVPKLEGDEPWKHRGRAYTVGYLKGMLKSLD; encoded by the coding sequence TATCCAGTTGAACATGTACGAGACGCCGTTGCTGGCCGATTCGGAGAACCCACTGAGCGGTGCGGAAAAGTGGGAGTACGAGGAACTGCTCCACCTGCGGACGCGTATCAACGACGCGGGACTCCGGTTGAACGCCATCGAGAACGTTCCGCTCTCGTTTTACGACGACGTGATGCTCGGGCGCGAGGGGCGCGAGGAGCAGCTCGAGAACGTAAAGGAGACGATACGAAACGTCGGACGGGTGGGGATTCCGGTGCTCGGCTACCACTGGGCGCCCAACGGCGTCTGGCGCAGCGCGACCAACCGGAAGATCAGGGGCGGCGCGACGACGACCGCCTTCGAACGGTCGGAGATGGGCGACGTCCCGCTCTCGTTCGACCGGGAGTACACGGAGGCCGAACTCTGGGACAACTACGAGTACTTCATCGAGGAGGTCCTCCCGGTCGCGGAGGAGGCGGGCGTCTCCCTGGCGCTCCACCCGAACGATCCGCCGATCGAGAGCATCGGGGGCGTTCCGTTGCTCTTCCGGAACTTCGAGAGCTTCCAGCGCGCCATGGATCTGTACGAGACCGACAATCACGGGCTGAATCTCTGTCTCGGGACCTGGTCGGAGATGCACGAGGACCTCTTCGACGTCATCGAGTACTTCGGTTCCCGCGACGAGATCCTCTACGTTCACTACCGCGACGTCGAGGGCAAGGTCCCCGCGTTCACGGAGACGTTCGTCGACGAGGGCAACTACGACGAGTACGAGGTCCTCGAGGCCCTCCGGAACGTCGGATTCAGTGGCATGATGATCCCGGACCACGTTCCGAAACTCGAAGGCGACGAACCCTGGAAGCACCGGGGCAGAGCGTACACCGTCGGGTATCTCAAGGGGATGCTCAAGAGCCTGGACTGA
- a CDS encoding IclR family transcriptional regulator: protein MNTDAADEGGKRVNAVQRSFAVLDVVRRSGTVRISDVAEELGIPTSTAHVHLKTLESVGYVVQDTDGYRQSLRFLRDGIVVRDRLNVYSISKPELDELAAKTGEVANLGVEEDGKRVILYQSEGSEAVYDNAPTGEYTNMHWTALGKAILAARSDDYVTEYVEAYGLPDKTENTITDRDQFREELETAQERGYTFEDEERREGIRSIAVPITVEDSAVGAISLSGPRERFDDRRIRDELLPELRDTSNVIEVKYAYE from the coding sequence ATGAACACGGACGCCGCGGACGAGGGGGGAAAGCGGGTCAACGCGGTACAGCGTTCGTTTGCCGTCCTGGACGTCGTTCGGCGGTCCGGCACCGTTCGGATCTCGGACGTCGCCGAGGAGCTCGGTATTCCCACCAGCACGGCACACGTCCACCTGAAGACGCTCGAATCCGTCGGATACGTCGTACAGGATACCGACGGGTACCGCCAGAGCCTCCGATTTCTCAGGGACGGCATCGTGGTTCGTGACCGGTTGAACGTCTACTCCATCTCGAAGCCCGAGTTGGACGAACTGGCGGCCAAGACGGGCGAAGTCGCCAACCTCGGGGTCGAGGAGGACGGCAAGCGGGTCATCCTGTACCAGTCCGAGGGAAGCGAGGCGGTGTACGACAACGCGCCGACTGGGGAGTACACGAACATGCACTGGACGGCGCTCGGGAAGGCCATCCTCGCCGCCCGGTCCGACGACTACGTCACCGAGTACGTCGAGGCGTACGGGCTCCCCGACAAAACGGAGAACACGATCACCGATCGTGACCAGTTCCGTGAGGAACTGGAAACCGCGCAGGAACGGGGGTACACGTTCGAGGACGAGGAGCGGCGCGAGGGGATCCGGTCGATCGCGGTTCCAATCACAGTGGAAGATTCGGCCGTCGGTGCGATCTCCCTCTCGGGACCCAGAGAACGATTCGACGACCGGCGGATTCGGGACGAACTCCTCCCTGAGCTCCGGGACACCTCCAACGTGATCGAAGTCAAGTACGCCTACGAGTGA
- a CDS encoding heavy metal translocating P-type ATPase — protein sequence MSTRTTRLDVTGMSCANCAGTIQDALESLDGVAEATVNVATDEGSVEYDPEEVSLRELYEAIEDAGYGAVSESVTVGITDMTCANCAETNESALEGTPGVIVADVNYATDEAQVRYNPADVSRGELYDAIEAAGYTPVREGEASMGGEESSGDARESSRDARDAAREAEITRQRRLTLFGAALSAPLLVFLADKFLLGGALVPETVFGVELGWVEFLLATPVQLLLGKPFYENSYKALVRNGRANMDVLIALGSSTAYVYSVAVLLGAIAGSLYFDTAALILVFITLGNYLEARSKGQAGEALRSLLEMEADEATLVDEDGTEREVPLDEVAVGDRMKVRPGEQIPTDGVVVEGESAVDESMVTGESVPVSKEPGDEVVGSTINENGVLVVEATRVGGDTAIQQIVRTVKEAQARQPDIQNLADRISAYFVPAVILNAVLWGTVWYFFPEALAGVVSALPLWGLVAGGPAVVGGTVSVFEFAVVVFASAVLIACPCALGLATPAATMVGTTIGAQHGVLFKGGDVLERVRDVETVIFDKTGTLTRGEMTLTDVRPIGRMADGATADPSEESPEPIPEEALLAAAATAENGSEHPIGRAVVEGARDRGIDVPQPEAFESVAGKGVRARTDHGDVVVGKPELLEADDVVVGPAGDTIEELQAEGKTAMLVGLDGRLVGVLAVADETKESATEAVTALHERGVSVHMITGDNERTANAVAERVGIDPANVRAGVLPDEKADAVEAIQADGTMAMMVGDGINDAPALATAYVGTAIGSGTDVAIEAADVTLMRSDPVDVVKAIRISDGTLRKIKQNLFWALGYNTAMIPLASLGLLQPVLAAGAMAFSSVSVLANSLLFRKYTPDHDYELLGFLR from the coding sequence ATGAGTACGCGAACCACACGGCTCGACGTCACGGGGATGTCCTGTGCCAACTGTGCCGGGACGATCCAGGACGCCCTGGAGTCGCTCGACGGCGTCGCCGAGGCGACCGTCAACGTCGCCACCGACGAGGGCTCCGTCGAGTACGATCCCGAGGAGGTGTCGCTCCGCGAGCTCTACGAGGCCATCGAGGACGCCGGCTACGGCGCGGTGTCCGAGTCCGTGACCGTGGGCATCACGGACATGACGTGTGCGAACTGCGCCGAGACGAACGAGTCCGCGCTCGAGGGGACGCCCGGCGTCATCGTTGCGGACGTCAACTACGCGACCGACGAGGCGCAGGTGCGGTACAACCCGGCCGACGTCTCCCGGGGGGAGCTGTACGACGCCATCGAGGCGGCCGGCTACACGCCCGTCCGCGAGGGTGAGGCGAGCATGGGGGGCGAGGAGTCGAGCGGGGACGCGCGGGAATCGAGTCGGGACGCCCGGGACGCCGCGCGCGAGGCCGAAATCACCCGCCAGCGCCGGCTGACGCTGTTCGGGGCGGCGCTCTCGGCACCGCTGCTGGTCTTCCTCGCGGACAAGTTCCTGCTCGGGGGCGCGCTCGTCCCGGAGACCGTGTTCGGCGTCGAACTCGGGTGGGTCGAGTTCCTGCTCGCGACGCCCGTCCAGCTGCTGCTCGGGAAGCCGTTCTACGAGAACTCGTACAAGGCGCTCGTGCGGAACGGGCGCGCCAACATGGACGTCCTCATCGCGCTCGGCTCGTCCACGGCGTACGTCTACTCCGTCGCCGTCTTGCTCGGGGCGATCGCCGGGAGCCTGTACTTCGACACCGCCGCGCTCATCCTCGTGTTCATCACGCTCGGGAACTACCTGGAGGCACGCTCGAAGGGCCAGGCCGGCGAGGCGTTGCGCTCGCTCCTCGAGATGGAGGCCGACGAGGCGACGCTCGTCGACGAGGACGGGACCGAACGCGAGGTTCCGCTCGACGAGGTCGCGGTCGGCGACCGCATGAAGGTCCGGCCGGGCGAACAGATCCCGACCGACGGCGTCGTCGTCGAGGGCGAGTCCGCCGTGGACGAGTCGATGGTCACGGGCGAGTCCGTGCCCGTCTCGAAGGAGCCAGGCGACGAGGTCGTCGGGTCGACGATCAACGAGAACGGCGTGCTCGTCGTTGAGGCGACCAGGGTCGGCGGCGACACCGCGATCCAGCAGATCGTGCGGACGGTCAAGGAGGCCCAGGCACGCCAGCCCGACATCCAGAACCTCGCCGACAGGATCTCGGCGTACTTCGTCCCCGCGGTCATTCTGAACGCCGTGCTGTGGGGGACCGTCTGGTATTTCTTCCCGGAGGCGCTGGCCGGCGTGGTCTCGGCGCTCCCGCTCTGGGGGCTCGTGGCCGGCGGACCGGCCGTCGTCGGCGGGACGGTCTCGGTGTTCGAGTTCGCGGTCGTCGTGTTCGCGTCCGCGGTGCTCATCGCGTGTCCGTGCGCGCTGGGTCTCGCAACCCCGGCCGCGACGATGGTCGGGACGACCATCGGCGCCCAGCACGGCGTCCTGTTCAAGGGCGGCGACGTCCTCGAGCGCGTCCGCGACGTCGAGACGGTGATCTTCGACAAGACCGGGACGCTCACGAGGGGCGAGATGACGCTCACGGACGTCCGTCCGATCGGGCGAATGGCCGACGGGGCGACAGCCGATCCGAGCGAGGAGTCGCCCGAACCGATCCCGGAGGAGGCCCTGCTCGCCGCGGCCGCGACCGCGGAGAACGGGAGCGAGCACCCCATCGGTCGCGCCGTGGTGGAGGGGGCGCGTGACCGGGGCATCGACGTCCCCCAGCCCGAGGCGTTCGAGAGCGTCGCCGGGAAGGGCGTCCGCGCCCGGACCGACCACGGCGACGTCGTCGTCGGCAAGCCCGAACTGCTCGAGGCGGACGACGTCGTCGTCGGTCCCGCCGGGGACACCATCGAGGAGCTCCAGGCCGAGGGGAAGACGGCGATGCTCGTCGGCCTCGACGGGCGACTCGTCGGCGTGCTCGCGGTCGCAGACGAGACGAAGGAGTCGGCCACGGAGGCCGTCACGGCGCTCCACGAGCGCGGCGTCTCGGTCCACATGATCACCGGCGACAACGAACGGACGGCGAACGCGGTCGCGGAACGCGTCGGGATCGATCCGGCGAACGTCCGCGCGGGCGTGCTTCCCGACGAGAAGGCCGACGCGGTCGAGGCGATCCAGGCCGACGGGACGATGGCGATGATGGTCGGCGACGGCATCAACGACGCGCCGGCGCTCGCGACGGCGTACGTCGGCACCGCCATCGGGAGCGGGACGGACGTGGCCATCGAGGCCGCCGACGTAACGCTCATGCGCTCGGACCCGGTCGACGTCGTGAAGGCGATCCGCATCAGCGACGGGACGCTCCGGAAGATCAAGCAGAACCTGTTCTGGGCGCTCGGCTACAACACGGCGATGATCCCGCTGGCGAGTCTCGGACTGCTCCAGCCAGTGCTCGCTGCGGGCGCAATGGCGTTCTCGTCGGTGTCCGTGCTGGCCAACAGCCTGCTGTTCCGGAAGTACACCCCCGACCACGACTACGAACTGCTCGGGTTCCTTCGATAG
- a CDS encoding AsnC family transcriptional regulator — MSSLDETDVRILERLAENAREPFARIGEAVDLSGPAVSDRVQRLQEAGIIRQFTVDVDRGQLRAGVPVLVELTVEPGALDETVDRLRGAEAVEHVFETADGTVLAHARLERGKVREWIESTADADVLRGYDVRLVERVEWSPSVGGTEFALTCVECGNTVTNEGETERIDGTIYHFCCPSCHSRFRERYETFEEGAT, encoded by the coding sequence ATGAGTTCGCTCGACGAGACCGACGTCAGGATCCTCGAACGGCTCGCAGAGAACGCCCGCGAACCGTTCGCACGGATCGGGGAGGCGGTCGACCTGTCTGGGCCGGCGGTCTCGGACCGCGTGCAGCGGCTCCAGGAGGCCGGCATCATCCGACAGTTCACCGTCGACGTGGACCGGGGACAGCTCCGCGCCGGCGTTCCCGTCCTCGTGGAACTCACCGTCGAGCCGGGCGCACTCGACGAGACGGTCGACCGACTCAGGGGAGCCGAGGCCGTCGAACACGTGTTCGAAACCGCGGACGGCACGGTCCTCGCTCACGCGCGGCTGGAGCGGGGCAAGGTCAGGGAGTGGATCGAGTCCACCGCCGACGCCGACGTGCTCCGGGGGTACGACGTGCGCCTCGTCGAACGGGTGGAGTGGTCGCCGTCGGTCGGGGGCACGGAGTTCGCGCTCACCTGCGTCGAGTGTGGAAACACCGTCACGAACGAGGGGGAGACCGAACGCATCGACGGGACCATCTACCACTTCTGCTGTCCGTCGTGTCACTCGCGGTTCAGGGAGCGGTACGAGACGTTCGAGGAGGGAGCGACGTAG
- a CDS encoding heavy-metal-associated domain-containing protein: MSRTITVEGMSCGGCERTVEDALADVPGVEAVSVDRTTDSAAVEGDADADSLVNAVEDAGYEAHA, encoded by the coding sequence ATGAGTCGAACCATCACCGTCGAAGGGATGAGCTGTGGCGGCTGTGAACGGACCGTCGAGGACGCGCTCGCGGACGTCCCGGGCGTCGAAGCCGTGTCCGTCGATCGGACGACCGACAGTGCCGCCGTCGAGGGCGACGCGGACGCCGACTCCCTCGTGAACGCGGTGGAGGACGCCGGGTACGAGGCGCACGCCTGA
- a CDS encoding permease — MERTEYTILGVIALATVALGVLTTSKPLRPFVVESTRQFLTTTAAMAWITWWALVVGFAIAGGVEAWTSDEKVSDLLEGHGPREIGYGSLFGFVSSSCSYSAIATAKNLFKKGGSAAATLGAFMFASTNLVIEIGIVIYILLGWQFLVADLLGGLMLIGLMAFGFVHLTPDDVIEQARENIQDETDSTVQDPVCGMEVDPDETDYSTEHDGRTYYFCSQSCKERFDPAEANTTIREQATSLSGWKALADKQWSEWGMLWDEIAIGFIFAGLIAGFIPESVWTSVFSGPTFGLPVYVFWTAVLGAVIGVTTFVCSVGNVPFGAVLYANGLPFGSVLSYIYADLIVPPIMDAYREYYGTTFAAVLSGMIFLSAVLTGFVVHFVFLGAGVIPDPSSVRIAEVGIEMNYKLVLNVLATIFFLFLYWLHRTESVGDEGGHGEHVQTVD; from the coding sequence GTGGAGAGGACGGAATACACGATCCTCGGGGTCATCGCGCTCGCGACGGTCGCACTCGGCGTCCTCACGACATCGAAGCCCCTCCGGCCGTTCGTTGTCGAGAGCACACGTCAGTTCCTGACGACGACCGCCGCGATGGCGTGGATCACGTGGTGGGCACTCGTCGTCGGGTTCGCCATCGCCGGCGGCGTCGAGGCCTGGACTTCCGACGAGAAAGTCTCGGACCTCCTGGAGGGGCACGGCCCGCGCGAGATCGGCTACGGCTCACTGTTCGGGTTCGTCTCCTCGTCGTGTTCGTACTCGGCGATCGCCACGGCGAAGAACCTCTTCAAGAAGGGTGGATCCGCCGCGGCCACGCTCGGCGCGTTCATGTTCGCGTCGACGAACCTCGTGATCGAAATCGGCATCGTGATCTACATCCTGCTGGGCTGGCAGTTCCTCGTCGCCGACCTCCTCGGCGGGCTCATGCTCATCGGCCTGATGGCGTTCGGGTTCGTCCATCTGACTCCTGACGACGTCATCGAGCAGGCCCGAGAGAACATCCAGGACGAGACCGACTCGACGGTCCAGGACCCGGTCTGTGGGATGGAGGTCGATCCCGATGAGACGGACTACTCGACCGAACACGACGGACGGACCTACTACTTCTGCTCGCAGTCCTGCAAGGAGCGCTTCGACCCCGCGGAAGCGAACACGACCATTCGCGAGCAAGCGACGTCGCTGTCGGGGTGGAAGGCGCTCGCCGACAAGCAGTGGTCGGAGTGGGGGATGCTGTGGGACGAAATCGCCATCGGCTTCATCTTCGCCGGCCTGATCGCGGGGTTCATCCCCGAGAGCGTCTGGACGAGCGTCTTCTCCGGACCGACGTTCGGCCTCCCAGTGTACGTCTTCTGGACCGCAGTACTGGGCGCGGTCATCGGAGTCACGACGTTCGTCTGCTCGGTCGGGAACGTCCCGTTCGGTGCCGTCCTCTACGCGAACGGTCTGCCGTTCGGGTCGGTGCTCTCGTACATCTACGCCGATCTCATCGTGCCGCCGATCATGGACGCGTATCGCGAGTACTACGGCACCACGTTCGCGGCCGTTCTCTCGGGGATGATCTTCCTCTCGGCCGTCCTGACGGGCTTCGTCGTCCACTTCGTCTTCCTCGGTGCAGGCGTCATCCCCGACCCGTCGAGCGTCCGGATCGCGGAGGTTGGCATCGAGATGAACTACAAACTGGTGCTGAACGTGCTCGCGACGATCTTCTTCCTCTTTCTCTACTGGCTCCACCGCACGGAGTCGGTCGGCGATGAGGGCGGCCACGGCGAGCACGTCCAAACCGTGGACTAA
- a CDS encoding copper-translocating P-type ATPase has protein sequence MDDHDRSSEGTGPSDDRSHHGHHNGARDEPVEGTDDRRVEQSMLEDEAEDAADGERTVEGTHGQHADHGESDHEHDGHDGMHEGHEATFRRRFFVSTLLSIPVLLYSETLQAWLGFSVPAFPGSEWINPVFAVIVFGYGGLPFLRMAAPELRDRSPGMMTLISMAITVAFGYSLASVVFPTTAAFFWELVTLIDVMLLGHWIEMRSVRRASSALDELAKLMPDTAERIVEDGDTEEVPVSDLEEGDLVLVRPGASVPADGVVREGDSDVNESMITGESKPVAKEPGADVIGGTINGDGSLRVEISATGEETTLAGIMRLVEEAQGSRSRTQMLADRAAGWLFYVAVAAAAVTAVAWTVAVSFSAQVIERVVTVLVIACPHALGLAIPLVVAINTSLAARNGMLIRDRIAMEQAREVDTVVFDKTGTLTEGEQGVVDVATVDGVDEAEAVALAAAVEGDSKHMIARAVREAAEERGVEPRAASGFEALKGRGVRATVDEEAIYVGGPNLLSHLGADVPSELTRFADRAGENARTVVYLLREETPIAAFALADVVREESHLVVDALHDLGIEVAMLTGDSRDVAHAVADELGIDTVFAEVLPEEKDGKVTELQEQGKLVAMVGDGVNDAPALTRADVGIAIGSGTDVAVQSADVILVQNNPMDVVRLVKLSKASYRKMQENIVWAAGYNVFAIPLAAGVLAPIGVLLSPAIGAVLMSLSTVIVAVNAQFLRRVDLDLPSLPAAPPTNRSPSAD, from the coding sequence ATGGACGACCACGATCGCTCGTCCGAGGGTACGGGACCGTCCGACGACCGCTCCCATCACGGGCATCACAATGGGGCACGTGACGAGCCCGTCGAAGGGACTGACGACCGGAGGGTGGAGCAGTCGATGCTCGAGGATGAGGCCGAAGACGCCGCCGACGGCGAACGGACGGTCGAGGGGACGCACGGCCAGCACGCGGACCACGGGGAGAGTGACCACGAGCACGACGGACACGACGGAATGCACGAGGGACACGAGGCGACGTTTCGTCGGCGGTTCTTCGTCTCGACGCTGCTCTCGATCCCCGTCCTCCTCTACAGCGAGACGCTCCAGGCGTGGCTCGGCTTCTCGGTCCCGGCGTTCCCGGGGAGCGAGTGGATCAACCCCGTCTTCGCGGTGATCGTCTTCGGCTACGGTGGCCTCCCGTTCCTCCGGATGGCCGCCCCGGAACTCCGTGACCGCTCGCCGGGCATGATGACGCTCATCTCCATGGCGATCACCGTCGCGTTCGGCTACAGCTTGGCGAGCGTCGTCTTCCCCACGACCGCGGCGTTCTTCTGGGAACTGGTGACGCTCATCGACGTCATGCTGCTGGGCCACTGGATCGAGATGCGGTCGGTTCGACGGGCCTCGAGCGCGCTCGACGAACTGGCGAAACTGATGCCGGACACCGCGGAACGGATCGTCGAGGACGGCGACACGGAGGAAGTCCCCGTGAGTGACCTCGAGGAGGGTGACCTCGTCCTCGTCCGTCCGGGGGCGAGCGTTCCCGCCGACGGAGTCGTCAGGGAGGGCGACTCCGACGTGAACGAATCCATGATCACCGGCGAGTCGAAGCCGGTTGCGAAGGAGCCGGGGGCGGACGTCATCGGCGGGACCATCAACGGCGACGGGAGCCTGCGGGTCGAGATCAGCGCGACCGGCGAGGAGACCACGCTGGCGGGGATCATGCGCCTCGTCGAGGAGGCCCAGGGAAGCAGATCACGGACGCAGATGCTCGCGGACCGCGCCGCCGGCTGGCTGTTCTACGTCGCAGTGGCCGCGGCAGCCGTGACCGCCGTCGCGTGGACCGTCGCCGTCTCGTTTTCGGCGCAGGTGATCGAGCGGGTCGTGACCGTCCTAGTCATCGCCTGTCCACACGCCCTCGGGCTCGCGATTCCGCTGGTCGTCGCGATCAACACCTCGCTGGCGGCGCGGAACGGGATGCTCATCAGGGACCGGATCGCGATGGAGCAGGCCCGGGAGGTGGACACGGTCGTCTTCGACAAGACCGGGACGCTCACGGAGGGGGAACAGGGCGTCGTCGACGTGGCGACCGTCGACGGCGTCGACGAGGCGGAAGCGGTGGCACTCGCCGCCGCAGTCGAGGGCGACTCGAAACACATGATCGCACGCGCCGTCCGGGAGGCGGCCGAAGAGCGGGGCGTGGAGCCACGGGCGGCGTCCGGTTTCGAGGCCCTCAAAGGACGCGGCGTCCGCGCGACGGTCGACGAGGAGGCGATCTACGTCGGGGGACCCAACCTCCTCTCGCACCTCGGAGCGGACGTTCCCTCGGAGCTAACGAGGTTCGCGGACCGTGCGGGAGAGAACGCACGGACGGTCGTCTACCTGCTTCGGGAGGAAACCCCCATCGCCGCGTTCGCGCTCGCCGACGTCGTCCGCGAGGAGAGCCATCTGGTCGTCGACGCGCTCCACGACCTGGGCATCGAGGTCGCGATGCTAACCGGTGACTCTCGGGACGTCGCTCACGCCGTCGCCGACGAACTCGGCATCGACACGGTGTTCGCCGAAGTGCTGCCCGAGGAGAAGGACGGGAAGGTCACGGAACTCCAAGAGCAGGGCAAACTGGTCGCGATGGTCGGCGACGGGGTGAACGACGCGCCGGCACTCACGCGTGCCGACGTCGGCATCGCGATCGGCAGCGGGACGGACGTGGCCGTCCAGTCGGCGGACGTCATCCTCGTGCAGAACAACCCGATGGACGTCGTACGTCTGGTGAAACTGAGCAAGGCGAGCTATCGAAAGATGCAGGAGAACATCGTCTGGGCGGCCGGCTACAACGTGTTCGCCATCCCCCTCGCGGCGGGGGTACTCGCTCCGATCGGGGTACTCCTCTCGCCGGCGATCGGTGCGGTCCTGATGTCACTCTCGACGGTGATCGTCGCGGTCAACGCCCAGTTCCTCCGCCGGGTCGACCTCGATCTCCCGTCGCTCCCGGCAGCCCCCCCGACCAATCGGTCACCCTCGGCGGATTGA
- a CDS encoding ion channel yields MSPVPLVLGVFFLLVAVVDLLWTTLWVEGGAGPLTTRLMTTTWNLLRRVLGHRPRLLSLSGPLILVTSLAMWIALLWIGWTLLFAGAENTLFDTRDAGPISWVERAYFVGYSMFTMGNGDFTPRDGVWQIATALMTASGMLFVTLSVTYVLSVLGAVTQKRSLASSIHGLGAGSAEILQRSWNGDSFDGLDVPLNTISAQLDTLTSNHKAYPILHYFYSPQTVQAPATNITVLDEALTLLRFGVAPQHRPSEIGVRQARSSVRNYLDTLGSAFVDPAPRSPPAPELALLRDGGVPTVPDEEFAASLEEVADRRRQLLGLVESDERRWPNSGGQ; encoded by the coding sequence ATGAGTCCGGTTCCCCTCGTTCTCGGCGTGTTCTTCCTCCTGGTTGCGGTCGTCGACCTCCTCTGGACGACGCTCTGGGTCGAGGGTGGGGCCGGTCCGCTCACAACCCGTCTGATGACGACGACCTGGAACCTGCTTCGGCGGGTTCTGGGTCACCGTCCGCGACTTCTCTCCCTGTCCGGTCCGTTGATCCTCGTCACCAGCCTCGCGATGTGGATCGCGCTTCTCTGGATCGGCTGGACGCTCCTCTTCGCCGGCGCGGAGAACACGCTCTTCGATACCCGCGATGCAGGACCGATCTCCTGGGTCGAGCGCGCCTACTTCGTCGGCTACTCGATGTTCACGATGGGGAACGGCGATTTCACTCCCAGGGACGGGGTCTGGCAGATCGCCACGGCGCTGATGACCGCCAGCGGGATGCTCTTCGTGACCCTCAGCGTCACCTACGTCCTCTCCGTCCTCGGGGCCGTCACACAGAAACGCTCGCTCGCGAGCAGTATCCACGGGCTCGGCGCAGGGAGTGCCGAGATTCTGCAGCGGAGCTGGAACGGTGATTCGTTCGACGGACTGGACGTTCCGCTGAACACCATCTCCGCCCAGCTCGATACGCTCACATCGAATCACAAGGCGTACCCGATCCTCCACTACTTCTACTCGCCCCAGACTGTTCAAGCGCCGGCGACGAACATCACCGTGTTGGACGAGGCGCTCACGCTCCTCCGGTTCGGCGTCGCCCCACAGCATCGTCCCAGTGAGATCGGCGTCCGGCAAGCGCGGTCGAGCGTCCGGAACTACCTCGACACGCTCGGGAGCGCGTTCGTCGATCCGGCGCCGCGGTCCCCGCCGGCCCCGGAACTCGCGCTCCTTCGCGACGGAGGGGTTCCAACCGTCCCGGACGAGGAGTTCGCCGCCTCGCTCGAGGAGGTGGCTGACAGGCGTCGACAGCTCCTGGGCCTCGTCGAATCGGACGAGCGGCGATGGCCCAACTCGGGAGGTCAGTAA
- a CDS encoding protein-L-isoaspartate O-methyltransferase family protein: protein MDGPGPEVLREDMLDGLEHALGGPPSDPVRAAMNGVPREEFVAEAPYANRAGEQGGTVVLAPVTVARLLDALEASAGDDVLVVGAGVGYTSAVLAELVGADRVHAVDIERGVVYEARANLAAAGYGAVLVDRGDGARGLPEYAPFDRVLVEAAAVEPPRALLDQLSADGRLVMPLGSGPAQTLVAVEQGARSGGDVVEEYGDITLRPLLVEGEQASAPVRNRTVREDAEFARQGYFAKTGWEHEWIDWDDRLQGTDR from the coding sequence ATGGACGGTCCCGGCCCGGAGGTGCTCCGGGAGGACATGCTCGACGGCCTCGAACACGCCCTCGGCGGCCCGCCGAGCGACCCCGTTCGCGCGGCGATGAACGGCGTCCCGCGCGAGGAGTTCGTCGCGGAGGCCCCGTACGCCAACCGGGCCGGCGAGCAGGGCGGCACGGTCGTGCTCGCGCCCGTCACGGTCGCGCGCCTGCTCGACGCGCTGGAGGCGAGCGCCGGCGACGACGTGCTCGTCGTCGGGGCCGGCGTGGGCTACACGTCGGCCGTGCTCGCGGAACTGGTCGGCGCCGACCGCGTCCACGCCGTCGACATCGAGCGCGGCGTCGTGTACGAGGCGCGCGCGAACCTCGCGGCCGCCGGCTACGGCGCGGTGCTCGTCGACCGCGGCGACGGCGCGCGCGGGCTCCCCGAGTACGCGCCGTTCGACCGGGTCCTCGTCGAGGCCGCCGCCGTCGAGCCGCCGCGCGCGCTGCTCGATCAGCTCTCGGCCGACGGACGGCTCGTCATGCCGCTCGGCTCCGGGCCGGCACAGACGCTCGTCGCGGTCGAGCAGGGTGCCAGGTCCGGCGGGGACGTCGTCGAGGAGTACGGGGACATCACGCTCCGCCCGCTGCTCGTCGAGGGCGAACAGGCCAGCGCGCCCGTGCGGAACCGGACCGTGCGGGAGGACGCCGAGTTCGCGCGACAGGGCTACTTCGCGAAGACCGGCTGGGAGCACGAGTGGATCGACTGGGACGACCGGTTGCAGGGGACGGACCGGTGA